One Stigmatopora argus isolate UIUO_Sarg chromosome 19, RoL_Sarg_1.0, whole genome shotgun sequence genomic window, TAATAAGAGAGGTCATTCAATTTTGCGGTAATAAGGTCAAAGgtaacggtacacggtcgattggtcgccggtcttttggtcgcccggaaggtaagtgataattaccatttaaatcgttgctcaaattccctaaatacaaactgcgaatgactatttagtcatacttaatgccctattaattattaggctaaagaaaagatccaaatttcctggacttttattgttttttgttggagaacttgttaagatccTGACTAATGTCGCTTCTTGCAGGCTAGCTCATATGTTCAGAAATATAGCGATGCTTTGAATAACTAGGTTGCTCAGATGGAAATATACACTGAAATAAGAGTCAGAATTTTTGTCATGGATTCCAAATACTCTTAGACATTCATGAATCTATTATGATCGCTGCCATCCCCTCctagtcgaaatggattggacgtctgccgcTGTcagtgtcagccaatgagtCGTGTATATGCGAGAATTTGAGATTGATGTACAGTAAGATAGTTGTTTAGCTGCCCTGATGAATAATCAACAGCAACCAAATAGGGTTTTGTcgagaaaatgtaaacaataaaaGTAACAATTAAAATGATTAGTCAATTCAATTTTCTTTCCCAGTTACTAATTGAAAATGGAAAGAAGAATGCTCCACAGATTTAATGAGTCGACTAAAATGAATGCGCTCGCTCGATTAGCGCTGCCTGAGAGGGGTTAGTGCACAAATGTTGTCGGCCTGGCGCGCCTAGTGTGATTAGTCGGAGGCGTCCATGCTGCGACAAGTCAAACGTGAGGTTCATTCGCGGTCAATCCAAAGCAGTGCGCGACTTCCTCGCCTTCTTGGAGGGCTGCGCCGCAATATGCCGCCAACGTGTCACGTGACAGTGTGCGAGAAGTCGGAAAATGGCCTGTGGCGGCCTCTGTCAGGAACCCATTCATTCTCAAGACCCGATTGCGATACGAATCCTCCAAACATCATGTACGCGGGTACACTGATGCCTTTTGCTAGCAAACAACGTGCACAACTATTGGCTTGCCTATCAGTTAGTGGGCGAAGTGAGCCCTCCAGGCTGCTTATTTAAGGAGGTTACGTGGAGGACAGCATACTGTAGTATGGATGAGAGACAACATGGAAACATAGTGGCTCAGCCCAACTCCTTACTTCACGCACGCAAGTATCCTGGTGTCACTGCTGTGAAACTCAAAAGAGTCAGTCTTAAGACTTCTAAAATCTTGACGAGGGGCCACGTGTAATATTCAAAGTCATTGAAACAACTGTCTGGGTTTTGGTTTGCGTTGGACTGTACTTGTGATCATACATGAACACTCAAATGTGGCAATCAGggacatacaaatgcaacgttcTAAAATTCTGAATACAAACTTCTGCTCTGCCTTACATGATTTTCtcgttttcattttattgtttagCAGGAATTGAGGAAAGAATTGAAGGTCATTGAAAATGAGTTCTTCTCAATCATTGTTGATATTTAGAATTATTCGGAACTCAAACACTGAATTTATGTCATTTAGCTCAAATGTTCCACTCCTTTGAATCtcaagtctcatttaatcttggGTCCAAATAAGTGATCTGGTTTCCCCCATGATTTTATAAGCCTGGTGGACTGCTAACTTAAAGCAGTGGTCCAAAAGAGTTTAAAAAGTTTACATATTTCATCTGCATTTTAACTGTGTCAAATGGTACGGTTGAAAGCGGAGTGGCGGCATGTGTGATCGATATGTAAACAAATCTCTTGTTGCACTAAGTTGTACAGTACTATAGTATTTTTGCCGGTTTGTTTTTTGTAAGACCCTATATTTAACTTAACAAATGACTCAAACCAACACAAAATAGTCCAAATTTTAACATTCCTGTTAACTTATCGTctcatatctttttttaatttttcccaaAACATGGTGAACTCCTCTAACACCAGGTTTTCCAAGTTTTCTGGTTAAACCCTAAAAGCAAGACTTTTGGAGCCTTCCGTAACATTTGAGTGTTCATAGTTCACATTGGTGCCCTGAGATATCAATCCACACCCAAAACAAATGATATTATCCTggaataactaaataaaatctTAAGAATTAACACTGTAAATGCTGCAACTCAATTTATCGCGCCGTTCCTTCTAACGACCACGCAAAAATATCTCATGGCACGACTGTTTTGGGAATAACAGTCcgctaaaaaatgatattatcctggaataactaaataaaatctTAAGAATTAACACTGTAAATGCTGCAACTCAATTTATCGCGCCGTTCCTTCTCGCGGCCACGCCAAAATATCTCAAGGCACGACTGTTTTGGGAATAATTGTCCGCTTAACAAAAAGAAAGTGGACTCACTTGGCGTTGCCGGCCGCCGGCTTCTTCCTGCGGAACATGTTGAGGAAGCTGTTGGTGCCGCAGGCGGCCGCCGACTTGCCGTCGCCGACGTGCATCCGTACCACGTCGGACGTGGTGAAGGCGCTCCGTACGTTCCTCTCGGGCTTGGCGATCATAATGTACATCTTGGGCGTGAACATGCAGCCCAGCGCCACGGTGACGCTCAGGCTGACGGAGAAGGAGGTGGTGATGATTTTGTAGTTGGAGCCAAAGTAGATGGGCACGAAAGCCAGCCAGATGATGCACGTGGTGTACATGGTGAAGGCGATGTATTTGGCCTCGTTGAAATTGGCCGGCACGTTGCGCGTCTTGAAGGCGTAGTAAGTGCAGCTCATGATGAGCAGCCCGTTGTAACCCAGCGGCGCCACCATGCCCAGGTTGCTGGTGTTACAGATCAGGTAGACCTCGCGGATGCTGGGGTAGGACTTGACGGGTTCTGGCGGCTCCAGGATGATCAAAGTGATCTCCAGCGTCAGCTGCACGCTGATCAGCATGAACGCGATGACCACCTGCGCCCAAGCGCTCATGAAGCGCGGTTTGCGCGTGCAGATCTTCTTCTTGCTGCCCGCCAGGATGCGAGCGATGCGGTTGGTCTTGGTCACCAGCGCCGAGTAGCACATGGCCGACGACAGGCCCACTAGGAGGCGCTGCAGGTAGCAGGAGGGAATGCTGGGCCGTGCGATCAGGGTGAACGGGCAGATGTAGCCCAGGAAGATGCCCGCCAGGATGATGTAGCACAGCTCTCGACTGGACGATTTCACCACGGGGGTGTCGCGGTACTGGATGAAGACGAACGTCACGAAGGAAGTGATGAGGATGCCCACGCAGGAGAACGCCACCGCCACCATGGATTCCACATCGGCCCAGTCCAGGTATTTCAGAGGTAGCGGCTGGCAACCTAGAGGCATAGAGATGATttatatcttaaaaaaaatcggcacctccctccctctctcgtAATAGAAAAATATCCCGACCCAACAAGACGCCGTTTAGCATTTCCTACCCGCTAAGTCGTCAGCGGGCCACCATCCCAGTTCGCAAGCTTTGCAGGTGAACTCGTCCAGGACAATTTCATTTTCCTTACACGTGGTGCAGATCCAACAGCAGCTCACCTCACCCTTCCGGATCACCTGCGAACGCAAATAGGCCGGCGGTGTCAGCGCGTCCTCATTCATCAAGTGGAGACGCCGTTTATAGGACAAGGGCGATGGATTTCTCCGCCTTCCTCGCCCGCGCCAGCTGTTGGCGGCACCGCGATATGTAAAGCAGGGTGATAAGTGGGTCAGGAAACAAAAAGGGTAGAGGATGCGTCCTCCCTTAGGGCAACTTAGTGTAAAGCTCGACTCAAAACAATCAGCTGCAGATGAGGGAAATCAGGACAAGTCCCCAAACTGGGAAGCGCATCAGtcatttactcattggctgacaaagACAAATCATATTTGCCTGGCAGTCATGTATGGATGGAGTACTAGCATCCATGTATCCAATAATATGAAATACTGCATTCAAATAGGCACCCAGcttaaaaacatttatattataATAACAGTAAGCTGGCAATCCATAAAATGGAGGAATCGGCCATTCCTGGAAAATCAAAAAGCGGCTGATATTAAAGTAgtattgcaaaaaaacatggcgGAAAACCAAACACACGGCAAATGTGCCTGCGTGTGCTTGTGCGACTTGTCCTTGGACAAAGAGAAACAAGCCGGGAGTCACTTTTGCAGCCAAGGATGCTTTGGATGATGACCAAGAAGAACAAAACGATGACTGggtgcccaaaaaaaaaaagcccatccCGTTCAAACGGTGACAAAGGTGCCAATGGAAACACAGGCTTAAATAAATGATATACCGGAAACGACGGGGTGAGCAAATTCAACGCCATCTTTTAATCAAAGTGCCTCTTGAGCCGTTTCACTCTTGCACTTGGAGGAACAATGGAAGACCTGAGCCGTGCACTTGAATGGTTGCTCATCACCAATGCATGGCAACCGACTATCCTGGAGCTCCGTTCAAAATGCTTTGATGATGCCCACGTTCTCATTGATATGAAGGCTCTGTATAAAGTcagtcttgcatttttttttttaaatatcagacTGCAGGAGTGGCTAGAATATCCATAAATTGTACGTGAGAAAGAGTACTGTTACTTAGTAACAGGATTTTCTGTTATGCTTCCAttagtaagtagagcagtattttTATCTATCTGGTCTTTTATCGTCCACTCTCCACCTCCACTGCAAATTGTATGTAAATTTAATGTATGGTTTATCTTTTTAGCTATATCTACCATTTctttgttagaaaaaaaatcactacatGGACAAGTAATATCTGAAGGTGACATACATTTGTCAGATTCCCTATTTTTTACATATGCAACACTTTCTGTACTCTGTCTCGCACCCTCGTTTGTTTCATctctgtaaaaaatattttttcctgtaATCTCCTGAGGGTTTGTTCACTCCAGTTCAGTGTGCACAAGCAAGATACAAATACATTCTATAATCCATGGGCTAAAGTTTGAAAATAAAAGTCTCACTCTCATCTTCTGCAGGTAAGGTGCCATTGTATACTTCATTCTAGCACAAGCTCATTTCATTGGAGGCGGACAAGGCGCCGTACCTTGATCTGTCCTTTGGAACACGGGTCACTGCAGACCGAGCGCACCATGTCGCTGCTGTTCATCCACAGTTTGTTGTCGTCGATGCTCAGGACGCCCTCGTGCCAGGAGCCCACGTTGATGTAGTCGTAGTGGCCGTCCTCTACGTTCTGCAGATTCATAATGTCGTACCTGGAAAGGTCGAGAACGCCGATGAGTGTCTGACAGGTCATTTCAGATAACCATTCCGTTACGCGTCTCTTATCTGAAGCCACTTAAAAACTGACGCCGACTGGAGAGGCGCGGCGACAAGTCACCCCGGCGCACGCGTGGGCTGACCTAAGGCTGACAAAGGAATGACACGCCAAGGCTTTTGGACTGTCAAACGCTGTCCGTTCGACTGAAGCTAGATGAAAGCGGCACCCTTGTGTGGACCAGAGGCCAAATCGGTTCTGGTCTAAACCAATTACATCCTTCTGTGCTCGATATTTCATAAATGACCATCGTAAACTCTGAGGAATACCAAGAGCCTGGCGGGCAGATAAATTGCAATTGGCAAACAGGTGTTGCGTCCGAGGATGAAGGATTCATATCTTGGTGTGACTACAGTCATTTTAAGATAAGATATCAATTTGAGGGATGCAAGTAAGTGGAGTTGCGCCTCAGCTCTTACTTTAATTTACAAAGTGTGTatattagtaaataaataaaggagaATCGTCAATAAATGTCACATTCTTGCGAATTTGCCCTCTTGAGACACTACTAAAAAGACCTGGAAaactagaaaatgcaatttatggAGGAATTCTGATGGTTGGTAAACAACTTGGATGCGTTTTggcatcatttcctattgatttggggtcacttcaaGATGAGGGATTTTACAGTCTGATCCCATTCGCCCGGTTCTTTACCTCCCAGGGGTGTCTCCATTTTGGTCAAAGTAGATGTCCTCCTCGGAGACTCCCTTGAAGGACGTTTTAAGCAAGTAGTCGAGAAGCTTGCTGCCGTCGATGGGGTCCATGGCCTCGCACAAGCCTGTCTGGCCCGGACACAGCTCCCCGTGCATGTCGTGGAGGCCGTGCGCCATGGCGTAGATGGCGTTAATGACGAAACCCATTTTGCTGTCCTGGACGTAGTTTTCCTGAAGGCTCTCGTTTCCTGTTTAGGGATAAAACATATTCAGCTTAGAAAGTCAGGGGAgtggattttaatttaaacaaaatacaGTGGCACATGCCCCTGACGTGGAACTAAAAAAAGGGTGGCATCGCAGTGTTTTTACGTGACAAAACGGTGCAAGTTCAAGTTTAGCTGACGCAACTCCCAAATAGACGGTTTTTAACCGTCGCATCAGTTAAACCTGAAGTATCAGTGCTCATAGAGTGCCCAGTTGCTCGAATCGTTTACTTACCACCTTGAAGgtctaaaaaaagaaagtacAGTAACATCGATGAGGGTATTGCTCCATTTTAAGTCAGTATTTCGAGTTGAATTATTTGCAATTCGGATAGATGAACAAAATTTACCGTGGTCACCTTTTGAAAGCACAGGGAAGGAATAACGGAGATaaaatactgtcattttttctcCTCGCCATCTTGActtttcttatgtttttcatcTGGTTCAAACCATTCAAAATGTGAACTTCGTCAAGGCGCAAAAACGTACTCACCAGAGCagacttttttgtagtttttgttcTCTTGGGGATGGCCAGGCAAACGGCACTGGAAGCGATACTGCCAGAACTCGGCGAACCACGGGTTCCTGTTGTTGGTGTCGAGTCGCAGCTTCAGGTAGTAGTCGTCGAAGGTCTTGACCACTGCGGACTGCAGCTTCATGGTGATGCCTCCCTTGGCTTCTTGTTCATAGCCCTCCACCACCTCGTCGCGGTCGGCCCACCCGTCGCTAGATAGAGAAAAAGACCTCAGTACGCACATGACAGAATTCTGTAAATGCCTATAAGCTATATTGGCTGCTAGCTAGATGATCTTAAAGTCCCATTATCAGAGGTTTTTTATGTTGCATAGCCAAAACCGATACGGAAAAACAGGACTCAATGGGAAACAGTGGTTCAGACTCGTTGGGGTTATCGTGCGACGAGTCGAAATACGGAATTTCAAGTGGCTCGGAGGGGGAAGTAAGTCCAGAATAATAGGATTCAAGTTTATGGCttcagtgaagtccaatctatggGATTCAGTAGTACACCCTgaggtgatagtgggactttcaAACAAAGACATTTGAAGGCAAATGAAAAGACTGCAGAAGTGGAATACTTCAAGATCATAATACATCCAAATACAATGTCAAACAGGAGATGAAACAGTTAGAATCCACTTCTTTGTCACTGAAACTCACTTCTGCTCAAAGTGTCACCTGGAACGGACACCGGCTCTCCTTGTTGgatggacagacggacagatggACTGACGGACAGATGAATGGGTGGATGATCTTAAAACAAAGAAACTTTTCATTAAAGGTCAAGCAAAAACCAAGAGTGGAACACGCAACAGACCAGCGCCTTGTTAAAAATGGCCAAACGTCGTGAATGTTAGCTTCCAGTCCTCCCCCGGCTTGTATCCTACCTAACAAGCTCATTTGGGCGCTCGGCCCGCTGAAAGAgaattaagaaaaatgccagtGGACGGCACACGGGGAAATAAAAGCCAAACAAGCCCTTGGTGGGACGTAGCCTTAATACCTGCGCCGCCGACAGCTACACGCCAATTAGGTATGACTCACCGCGGAAGCAATTATCCCACAGAGACGTGCTCGGGTTGTTCGGGGTGACGGGTAAGGACAagcctatgtgtgtgtgagtgtgtgttagtGTAGGTCAGACCATGCTGCCCATAATTAGTGTCCATCAAAGGAGGGAAGGTGCAATCAAATGTTGAGACGATACAGGTCGAGCAATGGAGTGTGATTAGACCTTTTAGATCTGAAATGGAGCACGTATCTGGAGGCGAAAAGCACTTACGGGTGCTTCGGGCTGATTCGCTTTCTATTTTGTCATCCTAAAAGGCATTTGATTATAGTTAAGAATGTTAGTTTCCCGTACCGTATCAGATGGAGAGGTCTTTTTCATCTGATTCTGATGACCTCTTAACGCTGAAACAATTTGAATGTGAGCCAAATGTGAGCTTTCAACAAAAAGGTATAATATGACTAAATTCACTCACAACGGAGAAACAAAGTAACGAGGCCGAAAAATAATTACCACGCAATAATTGTATGGAacgtcaattaaaaaaataactttaccATAGCAAAGAGCGGCAGACTTTACATCCGTATACATTATGATGCTGTCACAAACATATGAAAAATACTCATAACGTACACTTATATCATTATAATGATATAAATATGACAACAAGACAAAATATGGACCAACATATTGTGCCTGAATAATGCAGGCAATGTTGATCCACACATTGGTGAATTCAGTTTGAGTTTGTTCgacgaaaaaaaacaaaaaaacgggacagatttcccttttttttaggtGCGGAGGGGAAAAATAAAGCAACCTGGCACATCCGAAATAATTCAGGAGGCACTGGAGACATGTATGTGTTCCCAGGCAAAAATGACATCTTCTCACTTTGCTCTCTCAGGATGCTGCTGAGCTGAACCCAAAAAGTGGCGGAGACAGAAGCTAATCACTTCTTTTCGGACCACCGGGGGGACATCTATTGTGGGACAAAATCTAATTTCACCTCAGTTCGGCGTCACGCCGCATTATCGGGGGGCCCCTTCTGGTATAATATGCCTTAAAAATACCCGCGGAGCGGCTTTATAACGCAATTGGAGCACGGCCGCTAGCTTTTGCGACAAAATTGGAAGACCGCAATCCCAAAGAGCCGGGTCAGGATCCTTTTTGTCTCAAAATGAAGGAGAGTTTTGACTTTGCCGACTCGATTTCCACTTTTTATGAACAATAAGCAGCGGTGGGAAGTATTTACCAACTCATTGTCCTCAATTTTGATGAATAATTAAGTTTTAGCATAGCGACGATTGCTAATTCCGTTCGTGACATGACTTCCCAGCTCTTTCCCAATGGTCTACTTGCATTCGGCTTACACATTTGGATATTTATGAAGCCATGAATTAATCGGCAGGGCAGAGATTTAATCACATGCTCTCTTTCCCCCCTGGAGGAACAACAAGGAAGAGTCGGTTTAAAAAGAGTAACGCGAAAGGATTGGAGGGCCGGGATGGGAAGGGGGGGCATCCGGGGTGGCTCTCCTAATTGCCCTACGTGAGAGTGAAGATAAAAATTCACCAAGTTGATGgaaaactttccttttttttatgtcaACTGAGGATAGCGttactacaaaaaaagaaatgaagaaaTAATGAGGTCGGCCGTTGAGGTCTCGTGTTGAGTACGTGCTGCTGATTCGGTTAGGAAAGGTGGTCCGCCGCTCGGAGGAATCTCCGGAATGGCGGACTTTTAAGATGAAGGGCGGGTAATATCGTCGCTAATTTTTGTCCTCTATTTTCAGGGAAGTGTGGTCGATATTCTGATAGGTGCAATTGTATTCGTAGTAGCTGCCATTGTGTCCTTATGTGTAATTACGGtctctgttgttgttgttgtcgtttccCACACATCTGCCATATTTTTGCGGGCGTCTGACAGATTGAGTGACAGATCCGCCGCCAGACAAACCCAGCAACCCTCTGTCATGAGCCCAAATAACATCTCCATGGCGATGACGGCAAAAATACTGCGCTCAAAGCTGCTTTTATTCCGGTGTCgactaaaaaaagaatgaaacttGCCTGATAAACAACACTGAATATATTCGTCAAATAGAGGAAGGGCTTCTATCCAGCTTGTCTGTGAAATCACAGTTTGATGATATTTGGTTGTGTTTGAGACTCAGTATATTTTATGTATTAGCCAGTACATTTatattgtatcatttttttagcatttccaTTTCTCTGTGCAGTAAATTGTGCACCAAAATATTAAGTTTCTCTCTTCTTGAAATTGACGACACTAGTCATCAACCTTCGTCTTTACGACCGGAATgacaatttcaattcaaatccTTCAGAATTGAGTTTCAATGAAGTTCAATTTGGCAGACGTAGCCTTATACtgtcatgaaaaatgaaaatgaaacacAATAACACGCAAGCTGAACAACGGGCCTGAAAAATTCTGTCCCGTGGACAGAAATTGGCCCCTGTGCTACAGGTTTGAGAGCCCCAATTTAAAAGATTCCCTTTAGTTTAAAAAGCCAGGTCAAGACTGAGATATTTTGCCCTATTTCCACAGGAAGCAGGACATCTCCATTTGCCAAACCACTTTTGTCAAGTCTCTGGGCGCAATTCCACATGGTGAGCTCGCTTCTCATCAGATGGTGAGGAGATAAAAGCATGGGAGATGgcggtgagagagagagagagagcgagagagagagagagagatagctaAATGCGTCATGCGTCATGCCACCACTTTTATTCTGGAATATTTCATGTCTTCCAGCTCAATTCAAAGAGCTGCGTTATGATTTAAGACCAAAAGGAAGAACATTTGGGAAGATCTTTTCTCGTGTTACATGTGGGAAAGCAGCTTATGCAAATGATGTTTGGTCATAAGCGCCTCGGAGCGTACGTGACGGGGTTCGACTCCGCGCCGCCACTCAGGATGATGAGCAAAAACGACGACTTATCGGCGATTTCGGGAGGACACATGCTGAGATAATTGAGTGGGTGGCGAATAAGCGCTTAAGAATAGTTTGCGCCCAGGAAAGACTGGTCGCACGTTAGCCAGAGACACGCAACGTAGGATTGTTGCTGTTAATCGGACTGTTAGGAACGACACAAAGGATGCAAAATTGAAGGGAATTTGAAAATGTAACAGGTATATTTTACAAGGGTTGGCTTAGAATGCTTAAAAGCAAAcagcaaaccaaaaaaaacaacactagttGCTTTTGAATAATGTTATAAAaaggttttttctttgttaGCCTGCTGTTGTTGTTAGTTTATGTAACACAGGTCTGGATATTGCCTTGGTTACACAAATTCAATGGCCTGAAAGCTATTCAAAATGCGATGGAAAAAAAGCTACtattatcataataataataatgaactagccagcttttttttaatccagctTCGAATTTTTCCCTCACAGTATGTCCATTAAAAAGCCAGGTGTCCAGTTTTTGATGTGATCTAATATGAATGCAATGTTATAGTGTTGAAATTCTCTTTTAGTGATTATAATCTATTTTtaggctaaaaataaaaaggccaattAGTTGCAAATGAAGCCCCAAAGAATATTTTACAAAGGAAAGCATTTCTGGGGCAAATTAATATGTTTAgccatttgaattttaaaaaaaacacataaattcCTTTTCTggcctctgtgacctttgacctcatcccCTTAGAATCTGTGTCATATTCCAAACATAGCCTGgaagttaaaatacaaaatatactttttaattcatgaattatttcattttccaagccacttatcctcacgaggtatgcggggggtgctggagcctatcctatccAATAACCAGACACAATTCCAAGCCTGCTTGTTCTTGTCTTGAGTTGTcagtttacaaaaaaacatcttcCTCTCTTTTACACACTTTTTATGCTACTGTAAATCCATATTCCAAATGATTTGTGTCCATAATGAAGCAGATGAGGCGTTCTAACCACAGCAACAAATCAATCTCGTTAGACTTAACGCGGGAGACATTTTACACCGGCTGTGTTTTGGCGCCTCGTCTATTGATTTTATCGGGAAGTGCGAGGCGGAATATATTTACACTCGGCCCATCCATCATCGCTAGCGCTATGTCGATTTCTGGAGGAGTGACTATTTTCGGCTAATTTAACAAATCTAACTGGATGTATATTAGCTCATTATGTTTGATTGATAATGaggaacttttatttttatgccGATTGCTTTCCTGTTCATTATGTTTCATTTGCTGTTAATGTACGACCCTTGAAGgcgtttttgtaaaataaataaataaaaagcccaGAGCCGGAATATCGGGCGACATCCAACAAAAGGGAAAAAGCCAAGAGACACTCGTGATCGTGAATGGACGCGGGTGGAACGACTGGAACACCTGGCTCTTGTCTGAAGAGCGGCCAGGCGCCCCacggcaaaaacaaaaacaaaagccagCCAAAAGCGAGCCAAAATGTGAACATCTCCTACTccccattcaaaatattttcgaTGGCAAATACTGTCttatttttgattcattttacatgtatttgcattgtaaaaaaaataaggatggGCAGTAAATACAACAGAGAATGTACGaaatattcctttttaaaatgtttatactATACTACTCTCTTTAGATTTATTCTTGAATGGTTGTTAATATTTTCGTTTTTCCCtttcatacaaaaaaacatttataaaaaactataaaaattcTCCCACTACTCCTTAATTGTTCATTGAGACATTTTACCTACATATTATTTTAATGAGAAAcatgttaaaatgtaatttccGGCCACAAGTTTGATGCTTGCGTTCTATTTTTTGACCCTCTAAACCACATATATAccacaaatataaataaagtatCGTATTTTGCACACTATAaggcacaagtgtcaaagtggtggcccgggggccaaatctggcccgccgcatcattttgtgtggcccgagaaagtaaatgatgagtgccaactttctgttttatgatgaaattcaaatgaagattgtagattatttcctgcgtttcctcattttaaagcaatcattgcaaaaatttgtactaatttgaatgtcacccctgc contains:
- the grm1a gene encoding metabotropic glutamate receptor 1 isoform X2 — its product is MAPLAALLLPALLAVLRCHAAGIHERAAAPRAVTRLVARTDGDVIIGALFSVHHQPSAEKVAERKCGDVREQYGIQRVEAMFHTLDRINADQRLLPNISLGCEIRDSCWHSSVALEQSIEFIRDSLISIRDDKDGSKWCVEGQASSNQPPPTKKPIAGVIGPGSSSVAIQVQNLLQLFNIPQIAYSATSIDLSDKTLFKYFLRVVPSDTLQARAILDIVQRYNWTYVSAVHTEGNYGESGMEAFKELASQEGLCIAHSDKIYSNAGEKQFDRLLRKLRERLPKARVVVCFCEGMTVRGLLMAMRRLGVFDEFLLIGSDGWADRDEVVEGYEQEAKGGITMKLQSAVVKTFDDYYLKLRLDTNNRNPWFAEFWQYRFQCRLPGHPQENKNYKKVCSGNESLQENYVQDSKMGFVINAIYAMAHGLHDMHGELCPGQTGLCEAMDPIDGSKLLDYLLKTSFKGVSEEDIYFDQNGDTPGRYDIMNLQNVEDGHYDYINVGSWHEGVLSIDDNKLWMNSSDMVRSVCSDPCSKGQIKVIRKGEVSCCWICTTCKENEIVLDEFTCKACELGWWPADDLAGCQPLPLKYLDWADVESMVAVAFSCVGILITSFVTFVFIQYRDTPVVKSSSRELCYIILAGIFLGYICPFTLIARPSIPSCYLQRLLVGLSSAMCYSALVTKTNRIARILAGSKKKICTRKPRFMSAWAQVVIAFMLISVQLTLEITLIILEPPEPVKSYPSIREVYLICNTSNLGMVAPLGYNGLLIMSCTYYAFKTRNVPANFNEAKYIAFTMYTTCIIWLAFVPIYFGSNYKIITTSFSVSLSVTVALGCMFTPKMYIMIAKPERNVRSAFTTSDVVRMHVGDGKSAAACGTNSFLNMFRRKKPAAGNAKCKTPSERGQCVAQTVCACEETGSRPESDGGHPALN
- the grm1a gene encoding metabotropic glutamate receptor 1 isoform X1, which encodes MAPLAALLLPALLAVLRCHAAGIHERAAAPRAVTRLVARTDGDVIIGALFSVHHQPSAEKVAERKCGDVREQYGIQRVEAMFHTLDRINADQRLLPNISLGCEIRDSCWHSSVALEQSIEFIRDSLISIRDDKDGSKWCVEGQASSNQPPPTKKPIAGVIGPGSSSVAIQVQNLLQLFNIPQIAYSATSIDLSDKTLFKYFLRVVPSDTLQARAILDIVQRYNWTYVSAVHTEGNYGESGMEAFKELASQEGLCIAHSDKIYSNAGEKQFDRLLRKLRERLPKARVVVCFCEGMTVRGLLMAMRRLGVFDEFLLIGSDGWADRDEVVEGYEQEAKGGITMKLQSAVVKTFDDYYLKLRLDTNNRNPWFAEFWQYRFQCRLPGHPQENKNYKKVCSGNESLQENYVQDSKMGFVINAIYAMAHGLHDMHGELCPGQTGLCEAMDPIDGSKLLDYLLKTSFKGVSEEDIYFDQNGDTPGRYDIMNLQNVEDGHYDYINVGSWHEGVLSIDDNKLWMNSSDMVRSVCSDPCSKGQIKVIRKGEVSCCWICTTCKENEIVLDEFTCKACELGWWPADDLAGCQPLPLKYLDWADVESMVAVAFSCVGILITSFVTFVFIQYRDTPVVKSSSRELCYIILAGIFLGYICPFTLIARPSIPSCYLQRLLVGLSSAMCYSALVTKTNRIARILAGSKKKICTRKPRFMSAWAQVVIAFMLISVQLTLEITLIILEPPEPVKSYPSIREVYLICNTSNLGMVAPLGYNGLLIMSCTYYAFKTRNVPANFNEAKYIAFTMYTTCIIWLAFVPIYFGSNYKIITTSFSVSLSVTVALGCMFTPKMYIMIAKPERNVRSAFTTSDVVRMHVGDGKSAAACGTNSFLNMFRRKKPAAGNANSNGKSVSWSESGARHPPSGGNVWHRLSVHVRKQEAGLNQTAVIRPLTNTPDPHSCQPPAAARDLGTDPRSPPQELPPSAVPAPYAGPLVETHRSHAPVPSPGELLIFTEPPLGGPLEEEGPPDEHMELLHDYMYDAKEEGHKLALEDTPALSPPSPFRDSVCSEESAPGSPSVEFILGGPHYTAQALRDFAHSSSTL